A genome region from Maridesulfovibrio salexigens DSM 2638 includes the following:
- a CDS encoding DUF169 domain-containing protein — translation MTYKEIQELLMKEMRLYHYPVAVKYFFDQAEVDAFKEKADFHVPLKPMTFCQWEIAARMKGQTVYSDVEGLGCGNAKYAFAWKELDEGEIKGHSKYVVDMEQAEKFVLSKPRIKEGLIGIAVAPLGSIDGIFEPDVVHFYCDNMQAYHFAVDYAAATDTHPLRPNITMNSSACAGCVFTYNEQEFNMVPACSGSYNAGKTERGEINVMIPGTKFKKMVQRLMDRMEIASSAITKPGDGFPGQDVCKNCPLIIFKKEK, via the coding sequence ATGACTTACAAAGAGATCCAAGAACTGCTGATGAAGGAAATGAGACTTTATCATTACCCTGTAGCCGTTAAATATTTCTTCGATCAGGCTGAAGTGGACGCATTCAAGGAAAAAGCTGATTTCCACGTTCCCCTCAAGCCCATGACCTTCTGTCAGTGGGAAATCGCAGCCCGCATGAAAGGCCAGACCGTATACTCCGATGTTGAGGGTCTTGGTTGCGGCAACGCAAAGTACGCTTTCGCATGGAAAGAACTGGATGAAGGCGAGATCAAGGGCCATTCCAAGTATGTTGTAGATATGGAGCAGGCTGAAAAATTCGTACTCAGCAAGCCCCGCATCAAAGAAGGACTTATCGGTATCGCTGTTGCACCCCTTGGCTCTATCGATGGCATCTTCGAACCTGATGTAGTTCACTTTTACTGCGACAACATGCAGGCTTACCACTTTGCAGTAGACTACGCTGCTGCTACCGACACCCATCCCCTGCGCCCCAATATCACCATGAACTCCTCTGCTTGCGCAGGCTGCGTATTCACCTACAATGAGCAGGAATTCAACATGGTTCCGGCTTGTTCCGGCAGCTACAACGCCGGTAAAACTGAACGCGGTGAAATCAACGTTATGATTCCCGGCACCAAGTTCAAAAAAATGGTTCAGAGACTGATGGACCGCATGGAAATCGCAAGTTCCGCCATCACCAAACCCGGCGACGGCTTCCCCGGTCAGGATGTCTGCAAGAACTGTCCTCTGATTATTTTCAAGAAAGAAAAATAG
- a CDS encoding YciI family protein, translating into MKWVLLAFLVMFSVTPAFGGDMENDSKGTFVYYYLMEGNPDAIGKAVPAHVEYWKTCNLAGFRGGPFADGSGGMIIFETEDDGSAAEIIAGDPFVIEGFISESRLKQWIPK; encoded by the coding sequence ATGAAGTGGGTTCTCTTGGCGTTTCTGGTGATGTTTTCAGTAACCCCGGCATTTGGAGGCGATATGGAAAATGATTCGAAGGGAACGTTCGTCTATTACTATTTAATGGAAGGCAACCCGGATGCAATCGGCAAGGCAGTGCCTGCACATGTGGAATACTGGAAGACCTGCAATCTGGCAGGATTTCGGGGAGGGCCGTTTGCAGATGGCTCCGGCGGCATGATTATTTTTGAAACTGAAGATGATGGTTCGGCTGCTGAAATTATTGCTGGCGATCCCTTTGTCATCGAGGGATTCATTTCCGAGTCACGTTTAAAGCAATGGATACCGAAGTAA
- a CDS encoding MarR family winged helix-turn-helix transcriptional regulator: MSYANKMVIELLRLGAYLQREGARVTREFGLAQQQFVVLVAVKEQGPVSQKAILSDLLYEKSNVSKSIARLSALGLIQTSRSVDDSRVVLCEVTEEGRDVVERCMVKMKALNEKWLQHIPEYELRQVVKVLGAIRPME, translated from the coding sequence ATGTCATACGCTAATAAAATGGTGATCGAGTTGCTCCGTCTGGGAGCTTATCTGCAGCGGGAGGGTGCTCGTGTTACCCGTGAGTTCGGTTTGGCGCAGCAGCAATTTGTAGTGCTGGTAGCTGTCAAAGAGCAGGGACCTGTTTCGCAAAAGGCGATTCTTTCGGATTTACTCTATGAGAAGTCGAACGTATCTAAATCTATTGCGCGCCTTTCCGCTCTTGGTTTGATCCAAACTTCCAGATCCGTGGATGATTCCCGTGTCGTCCTGTGTGAGGTGACAGAAGAAGGCCGGGATGTTGTTGAGCGATGTATGGTTAAGATGAAAGCATTAAATGAAAAATGGCTGCAACATATTCCAGAATATGAACTGAGGCAGGTGGTTAAGGTTTTAGGTGCCATCCGCCCCATGGAATAA
- a CDS encoding sulfite exporter TauE/SafE family protein, whose amino-acid sequence MFKSRKSLLIMALAALAVVAYIQPAFADRLADAISATPKGAEAGQINTELAPGFLGIPGGPSVNLVIGFVWAIWVGWIFSTVGAFGGIMAGVGHITIYGFGNYASTFKKTSPVMNKLVTDSIRVSNQWLVGTSAAMSSFNYYKMGRLVLPLGLSLAAGSIAGSYLVPWLTAGKISLKSYIGFFGLFVLALGCYLFYETTPKGQAGKKQAKEAAKAFEASIKEEKEGAKVDTAAMGVKVVNFSLTKCVFTFYGVEFSFNPLIPVVGGFIIAALASFLGVGGGFLLVPFLTSVAGLPMYLVAGTSALAVLVGMTTSVFTYMVVKDTPVFWPLIGVELLGILVGSFIGPRTSKYIPDVWLKRLFVVLALYVGIRYSSKGFLGYSLLPPF is encoded by the coding sequence ATGTTTAAATCACGCAAAAGCCTTTTGATCATGGCTCTCGCGGCACTGGCAGTGGTGGCCTATATCCAGCCCGCCTTTGCAGACCGCCTCGCAGACGCCATCAGCGCTACACCCAAAGGTGCTGAAGCAGGCCAGATCAACACCGAACTCGCTCCCGGCTTTCTTGGAATTCCCGGCGGTCCCAGCGTTAACCTCGTAATCGGCTTCGTATGGGCGATCTGGGTAGGTTGGATTTTCTCCACCGTTGGCGCATTCGGCGGTATCATGGCCGGTGTCGGTCACATCACCATTTACGGTTTCGGTAACTACGCATCTACCTTCAAGAAGACCTCTCCGGTCATGAACAAGCTGGTAACCGACTCCATCCGCGTATCTAACCAGTGGCTGGTTGGTACTTCCGCGGCAATGTCCTCCTTTAACTACTACAAGATGGGACGCCTCGTTCTGCCGCTGGGTCTTTCCCTTGCAGCAGGTTCCATCGCCGGTTCTTACCTCGTACCTTGGCTGACAGCCGGTAAAATCTCCCTGAAATCCTACATCGGATTCTTCGGTCTCTTTGTTCTCGCTCTTGGTTGCTACCTGTTCTACGAAACCACTCCCAAAGGACAGGCAGGCAAAAAGCAGGCTAAAGAAGCAGCAAAGGCATTCGAAGCTTCCATCAAAGAAGAAAAAGAAGGTGCAAAAGTTGATACTGCAGCCATGGGTGTTAAGGTTGTCAACTTCTCCCTGACCAAGTGCGTATTCACCTTCTACGGCGTTGAGTTCTCCTTCAACCCCCTCATTCCCGTAGTCGGTGGTTTCATCATCGCAGCACTTGCTTCCTTCCTCGGCGTGGGCGGCGGATTCCTGCTCGTGCCCTTCCTGACCAGTGTTGCAGGCCTGCCCATGTACCTCGTTGCAGGTACCTCCGCACTGGCCGTACTCGTAGGTATGACCACCTCCGTCTTTACCTACATGGTTGTTAAAGATACCCCCGTGTTCTGGCCCCTTATCGGTGTTGAACTCCTCGGTATCCTCGTGGGTTCCTTTATCGGCCCCCGTACTTCCAAGTACATTCCGGACGTATGGCTTAAGCGACTCTTCGTCGTACTGGCTCTGTACGTAGGTATCCGTTACTCATCTAAGGGATTCCTCGGCTACAGCCTCCTGCCTCCGTTCTAA